A genomic window from Rhodothermales bacterium includes:
- a CDS encoding Gfo/Idh/MocA family oxidoreductase, which translates to LDRRQFLKLSAGAIALPSIIPASALGRAGRPAPSDRITMALIGCGNQGMNDIVPFLADERVQVTAVCDVNRQSAGYWDGRVGGREPAQQYVNWHYGNAADSGTNSGSYAGCDAYEDFREVLNRPDIDTVLLALPDHWHAIPVVMAAKAGKDIYGEKPLSLTIHEGRVMSDAVRTNNRIFQTGSQQRSDFRFRRACELVRSGRIGDLHTVRVGQPSGTPDFGRSGHRKAPEAVPAGFNYDLWLGPAPEAPYSPARCHVNFRWIFDYSGGQVTDWGGHHPDIAQWGMNTEHTGPVMIRNARAVYSTEAPWNTAVNYYFECVYENGVQLIVSDENQMGVRFQGSEGWIWVTRGNWNASDPRLLESAILPTDVRLYNSPNHSRNFIDCVLSREHTVAPIETAHRSITIAHLGNIAMKLGRDLAWDPAAERFKDDREANALLSRPYRAPWKLEG; encoded by the coding sequence ACCTCGACCGCCGTCAGTTTCTCAAGCTTTCCGCCGGCGCCATCGCCCTCCCCTCCATCATCCCCGCCTCGGCCCTGGGGCGCGCCGGCCGGCCGGCGCCAAGCGACCGCATCACGATGGCCCTCATCGGCTGCGGCAACCAGGGGATGAACGACATCGTCCCGTTCCTGGCCGACGAGCGGGTGCAGGTGACGGCGGTGTGCGATGTGAACCGCCAGAGCGCCGGCTACTGGGACGGGCGCGTCGGCGGGCGCGAGCCGGCGCAGCAATACGTCAACTGGCACTACGGGAATGCGGCTGACTCTGGCACCAACTCCGGGAGTTATGCCGGCTGCGACGCTTACGAGGACTTCCGCGAGGTGCTCAACCGGCCAGACATCGACACGGTGCTGCTCGCGCTTCCGGACCACTGGCACGCGATCCCCGTCGTGATGGCGGCAAAGGCCGGAAAAGACATCTACGGCGAGAAGCCCCTCAGCCTCACCATCCACGAGGGCCGCGTCATGAGCGACGCCGTCCGCACCAACAACCGCATCTTCCAGACCGGCAGCCAGCAGCGGTCCGACTTCCGCTTCCGCCGGGCCTGCGAGCTCGTTCGTAGCGGCCGGATCGGGGACCTGCACACCGTCCGCGTCGGGCAGCCGTCGGGCACGCCGGACTTCGGCCGGAGCGGCCACCGCAAGGCGCCCGAGGCGGTGCCGGCCGGGTTTAACTACGACCTATGGCTCGGGCCGGCGCCCGAAGCGCCCTACAGCCCCGCCCGCTGCCACGTCAACTTCCGCTGGATCTTCGACTACTCTGGCGGCCAGGTCACCGACTGGGGCGGCCACCATCCGGACATCGCCCAGTGGGGCATGAACACCGAACACACCGGCCCTGTGATGATCCGCAACGCCCGCGCGGTCTACTCCACCGAAGCGCCCTGGAATACCGCCGTCAACTACTACTTCGAGTGCGTCTACGAAAACGGGGTGCAGCTTATCGTGTCGGACGAAAACCAGATGGGCGTCCGCTTTCAAGGGTCGGAGGGCTGGATCTGGGTAACACGCGGCAACTGGAATGCCTCGGACCCGCGCCTGCTGGAGTCCGCCATCCTCCCCACCGACGTCCGGCTGTACAACAGCCCCAACCATTCGCGCAACTTCATCGACTGCGTGCTCTCCCGCGAGCACACCGTCGCGCCCATCGAGACGGCGCACCGGTCCATCACGATCGCCCATCTGGGCAACATCGCCATGAAGCTCGGGCGCGACCTCGCGTGGGACCCCGCGGCCGAGCGGTTCAAGGACGACCGCGAGGCCAACGCGCTGTTATCGCGTCCGTACCGCGCGCCCTGGAAGCTGGAGGGCTGA